A window from Nostoc sp. UHCC 0926 encodes these proteins:
- a CDS encoding KTSC domain-containing protein has protein sequence MLQTQVNSSDLQSVGYDATTCTLEIKFHSGGIYQYFKVTESIYRGLMSASSHGKYFHAYIKDFYPYKRIG, from the coding sequence ATGCTACAAACACAAGTTAACTCAAGCGATTTGCAAAGTGTTGGCTATGATGCTACAACTTGCACACTTGAAATTAAGTTTCATAGTGGAGGCATATACCAATATTTCAAAGTTACGGAGTCTATTTACAGGGGACTAATGAGTGCTTCCTCTCACGGGAAGTATTTTCATGCTTACATCAAAGATTTTTATCCTTATAAAAGGATAGGCTGA
- a CDS encoding response regulator, translated as MLRIVIVEPETFTLLGIKSAISQSPDIEVTGDATSGKLGFQLIEQTNPDVVLVDLLLPDMSGLELTRSIKRKTNSKVVIFTNQTHEDFINSAFRHGADSYMLDLRFCNTVIYCIFFQLF; from the coding sequence ATGCTGAGAATAGTAATTGTTGAACCAGAAACATTCACACTATTAGGTATCAAAAGCGCTATTTCACAATCTCCAGATATAGAAGTAACTGGTGATGCCACCAGTGGAAAGCTAGGTTTTCAGTTAATTGAACAGACCAACCCTGATGTTGTGTTAGTTGATTTATTATTGCCCGATATGAGTGGTTTAGAACTGACTCGCTCAATTAAAAGGAAAACTAATAGTAAAGTGGTGATTTTTACTAATCAGACTCATGAAGACTTTATTAACTCGGCTTTCCGTCATGGGGCTGATTCTTATATGCTCGATTTAAGGTTTTGTAATACCGTAATTTATTGCATATTCTTTCAGCTTTTCTAA